A single genomic interval of Treponema sp. J25 harbors:
- the rmuC gene encoding DNA recombination protein RmuC has product MEVYFFAFLGIAFFALVLILFLVFRPRKSDATPMLELIKSQEQLREGMQAELARNREELIKQLRLVMEGNLRQMASLREEISRFGQGNEVRLEKLRETVDRKLREIQEDSANKLEAIRKTVDDKLHETLERRLGESFKLVGERLEQVQAGLGEMRSLAAGVGDLKKVLVNVKNRGTWGEIQLIRLVEDLLSPAQYILNGVMRPGSNERVEVAIALPGRDPRKNERIYLPIDAKFPKEDYERLLEARDQGDPVLLEEAQKNLERRFKNAAKDISEKYIAPPHTTDFAIMFLPSEGLFAECLSRPGLAEHLQREYRVVVAGPTTLAALINSLQMGFKTLAVEQRTAEIWKTLNLVKEEFAKFGELLDKTRKKLQEAADTVDLADKKSRSIQGKLSAVEELEAPEQ; this is encoded by the coding sequence ATGGAAGTCTATTTTTTTGCCTTTCTTGGCATAGCGTTCTTTGCCCTGGTACTCATTCTCTTTCTCGTTTTTCGGCCCCGGAAGTCGGATGCTACCCCGATGCTCGAACTCATAAAGAGTCAGGAACAACTTCGGGAGGGAATGCAGGCAGAACTGGCCCGCAACCGGGAAGAACTCATAAAACAGCTCCGCCTTGTCATGGAAGGGAATCTCCGTCAAATGGCTTCGTTACGGGAAGAAATATCCCGCTTTGGACAGGGGAACGAGGTACGGCTTGAAAAACTCCGTGAAACGGTGGACCGGAAACTGAGAGAAATCCAGGAAGACTCGGCAAACAAATTGGAAGCAATCCGAAAAACGGTGGACGACAAACTTCACGAAACCCTGGAACGGCGCCTCGGGGAATCCTTCAAACTTGTCGGCGAACGGCTCGAACAGGTTCAGGCGGGCCTCGGGGAGATGCGTTCCCTTGCAGCGGGAGTCGGGGACCTAAAAAAAGTGTTGGTGAACGTAAAAAACCGGGGAACCTGGGGAGAAATCCAGCTTATCCGACTTGTGGAGGATCTCCTCTCGCCTGCCCAGTACATTCTGAATGGGGTGATGCGGCCCGGTTCAAACGAACGGGTAGAAGTGGCCATAGCCCTTCCTGGTCGGGATCCCCGGAAAAACGAGCGGATCTACCTCCCCATCGATGCAAAATTCCCAAAAGAAGACTATGAACGCCTCCTGGAAGCTCGGGATCAGGGAGACCCGGTTCTTTTAGAGGAAGCCCAGAAAAACCTGGAACGGCGCTTTAAGAACGCCGCCAAGGACATCAGCGAGAAATACATTGCCCCACCCCATACCACCGACTTTGCGATTATGTTTCTCCCTTCGGAAGGGCTCTTTGCCGAATGTCTTTCCCGTCCCGGTCTTGCGGAGCATCTTCAGCGGGAATATCGGGTGGTAGTGGCGGGTCCCACAACCCTTGCGGCCCTTATCAATAGCCTTCAGATGGGCTTTAAAACCCTGGCGGTAGAACAGCGGACCGCCGAAATCTGGAAAACCCTAAACCTGGTAAAAGAGGAATTTGCAAAATTTGGGGAACTCCTGGATAAAACAAGGAAAAAACTGCAGGAAGCGGCCGACACGGTGGACCTGGCGGACAAAAAGAGCAGGAGCATTCAAGGGAAGCTTTCAGCGGTGGAAGAGTTAGAAGCTCCCGAACAATAA
- a CDS encoding NfeD family protein, translating to MKQRTAFWLSLFLCVAGSFLAIMPVSAEAASSPAGTAKTAVIVPIKGDIEPSLAAFIRRESRNALAQGAQYLIYEIDTFGGRVDTALQISSFIGSIKDATTVAWVRSGPDSLGVSWSAGALIALSCSAIYMAPGTSIGAAAPVTIGPDGQPQPTGEKTVSAVRAQMAALAERNKHPVALALAMVDEDLEVWEIETARGKQIATLEEVEQLERDAANDVRRVRLISPEGKLLSLTAGEAVTYGLARGLAADTDELAALLDPSIETVLEQSPGIADSIVSFLTSGAVQSVLILVGLVMLFLEINTPGFGIPGVVAIITFAVVFGSNFLLGTVDSFEMILFLIGVVLLAVEIFILPGFGITGISGIVLIGLSLVFSMQDFAIPEFSWQWELLGRNVLVVVTGIILGIAGIAALALAGTRIRLFDRLVLKTQIQGTAGGPDPDNPVEGARAPAPEEPLPDYGALLGKTGVAVSVLRPAGKAEIEGTVYVVETNGAYVESGSPVRVVRVRGNRIIVEKGA from the coding sequence ATGAAGCAACGTACCGCTTTTTGGCTCTCTCTCTTTCTTTGTGTAGCTGGGAGCTTTCTGGCGATTATGCCGGTGAGCGCTGAGGCCGCCTCTTCTCCAGCTGGGACGGCAAAGACCGCGGTTATTGTTCCTATTAAAGGGGACATTGAACCGTCATTGGCCGCTTTTATCCGCCGGGAAAGCCGTAATGCCCTTGCCCAGGGCGCCCAGTATCTGATTTACGAAATCGATACCTTTGGGGGAAGGGTGGATACGGCGCTTCAGATTTCTTCGTTTATTGGTTCTATAAAAGATGCGACCACGGTGGCCTGGGTCCGCAGTGGCCCCGATTCGCTGGGGGTAAGCTGGTCTGCGGGGGCCCTCATCGCCCTTTCCTGTTCGGCTATTTACATGGCCCCGGGAACCTCTATTGGGGCGGCTGCGCCGGTTACCATTGGGCCTGATGGGCAACCCCAGCCTACGGGTGAAAAAACGGTAAGCGCCGTCCGGGCCCAAATGGCGGCCCTGGCAGAACGAAATAAGCATCCCGTGGCCCTTGCCCTGGCCATGGTGGACGAAGACCTGGAGGTCTGGGAAATAGAAACCGCCAGAGGAAAACAAATTGCCACTCTGGAGGAGGTGGAACAACTGGAGCGGGATGCCGCGAATGACGTCCGAAGGGTTCGCCTCATTTCTCCCGAAGGGAAACTCCTCTCCCTTACCGCAGGAGAAGCGGTTACCTACGGGCTTGCCCGGGGCTTGGCTGCCGATACGGATGAACTTGCCGCCTTGCTGGATCCTTCCATAGAAACGGTTCTTGAGCAAAGTCCGGGTATAGCGGATAGTATTGTTTCCTTTCTTACTTCCGGGGCGGTGCAATCGGTGTTGATTTTGGTGGGGCTGGTCATGTTGTTCCTGGAGATAAATACCCCCGGTTTTGGTATCCCCGGGGTGGTGGCGATCATCACCTTTGCGGTGGTGTTTGGTTCTAACTTCCTCCTGGGTACGGTAGATTCTTTTGAAATGATTCTTTTCCTGATTGGGGTGGTGCTTTTGGCGGTGGAAATCTTTATCCTCCCCGGTTTTGGCATTACGGGGATTTCAGGAATTGTGTTGATCGGCCTTTCCCTCGTCTTTTCGATGCAGGACTTTGCGATCCCCGAATTCTCCTGGCAATGGGAACTATTGGGCCGCAATGTCCTCGTGGTGGTTACCGGCATCATTCTGGGAATTGCAGGAATTGCTGCCCTGGCGCTGGCGGGTACCCGAATTCGGCTGTTTGATCGGCTGGTCCTTAAAACCCAGATTCAGGGAACGGCGGGGGGGCCTGACCCGGATAATCCGGTGGAAGGTGCTCGAGCGCCTGCCCCTGAGGAACCCCTCCCCGATTATGGGGCTCTGCTGGGTAAAACGGGGGTCGCCGTATCGGTGTTACGGCCCGCGGGGAAGGCAGAAATTGAAGGGACGGTATACGTGGTGGAAACGAATGGCGCCTATGTAGAATCCGGGAGCCCCGTTCGGGTGGTCCGGGTTCGAGGGAATAGAATCATTGTGGAAAAAGGAGCGTAG
- the floA gene encoding flotillin-like protein FloA (flotillin-like protein involved in membrane lipid rafts) produces MISLVALAVLGVIALGFLLLFFKFFGLWFRSLLSGAPVGMGKLIGMWLRHVNANVIVEARIMLTKAGIEVPTDLLETHYLARGDVMKVSRALVAANKANIPLPFQRAAAIDLAGRDVLEAVKTSVNPKVIDCPDPSKGKQTIDAVAKDGIQLQVKARVTVRANIERLVGGATEETIIARVGEGIVTTIGSAETYKAVLENPDRISKTVLEKGLDAGTAFEILSIDIADIDVGANVGAKLQADQAEADKRRFQAEAEKRRAAAQAREQEMLALVQENRAKVVLAESEIPLAIAEAFRKGQLGIMDYYRLKNIQADTDMRSAIGHGSGQNS; encoded by the coding sequence ATGATTTCTCTTGTGGCTCTTGCGGTACTGGGGGTTATAGCCCTTGGATTTTTACTCCTTTTTTTTAAATTTTTTGGCCTCTGGTTTCGCTCCCTCCTTTCCGGGGCACCGGTAGGCATGGGGAAACTCATCGGTATGTGGCTCAGGCACGTAAATGCCAATGTGATTGTCGAAGCCCGTATCATGCTGACCAAGGCGGGTATCGAGGTACCCACGGACCTCTTGGAAACCCACTATCTTGCCCGGGGTGATGTGATGAAGGTGAGTCGAGCCCTGGTGGCGGCAAACAAGGCAAACATTCCCCTGCCGTTCCAGCGGGCCGCCGCAATAGACCTGGCGGGACGGGATGTGCTTGAGGCGGTAAAAACCAGTGTGAATCCCAAGGTTATTGACTGCCCCGATCCTTCCAAGGGAAAGCAAACCATCGATGCGGTAGCGAAGGATGGAATTCAACTCCAGGTAAAAGCTCGGGTTACGGTGCGGGCCAATATTGAGCGGTTAGTCGGGGGTGCCACAGAGGAAACGATCATCGCCCGGGTAGGCGAAGGCATCGTAACCACCATTGGTTCTGCCGAAACCTACAAGGCGGTACTGGAAAACCCCGATCGCATTTCTAAAACCGTGCTCGAAAAGGGTCTTGATGCGGGGACGGCCTTCGAAATTCTTTCTATCGATATTGCGGATATCGATGTGGGGGCCAACGTGGGGGCCAAGCTCCAGGCCGATCAGGCCGAAGCGGATAAACGGCGCTTCCAGGCCGAAGCGGAAAAACGCCGGGCCGCAGCCCAGGCGCGGGAGCAGGAGATGCTTGCCCTGGTGCAGGAAAATCGGGCCAAGGTGGTCCTAGCCGAGTCCGAAATCCCTCTGGCCATCGCAGAGGCCTTCCGCAAGGGGCAACTGGGCATAATGGATTATTATCGACTCAAGAACATCCAGGCCGATACGGATATGCGCTCCGCCATCGGTCATGGGTCGGGGCAGAATAGTTAA
- a CDS encoding MFS transporter — MEKNRGFSKYFWLTFLIGSGFFTMGLMDSLYDTYVPIFLKRYITSNALVGAVMTLDNILQLFLIPVIALWSDRTRTRLGRRLPFIVVMLPLSGILFSLIPVTVALSLAALIGILFLFNIFKTSVRGPVVALMPDTIPGEYRSEANGVINTMGGIGLIIGTLFLARLMNKSELLPFGIAGALVVLAVVVLLLFVRERTAEHSSEESVPLGKALKELFAAGDNSVIRILFGIFFWFMAYEGAKPFLGLYLVQVMKVSQGSAALAQGVAGIASVVLAIPSGYLAHRLGRKRLIRGSLLALAVILALVPLTAPVARWLHLPAGGSLILFLILMFLYGSVWIGVVVNSFPMLWQMAHYGTIGMYTGLYYTFSQTAAITAPPITGAIIDLTGYPGIFLFGAGCMLVARGIMGGVSRGEADGAPDIPSSEKRE; from the coding sequence GTGGAAAAGAATCGGGGGTTTTCAAAATATTTCTGGCTTACCTTCTTGATTGGAAGCGGCTTTTTCACCATGGGTCTCATGGATTCCCTGTATGATACCTATGTGCCTATTTTCCTTAAGCGGTATATCACTTCCAATGCGCTGGTGGGAGCGGTGATGACCCTGGATAACATCCTTCAGCTCTTTTTGATTCCTGTTATTGCCCTCTGGTCCGATAGGACCAGGACCCGGCTTGGGCGTCGCCTCCCCTTTATTGTGGTGATGCTACCCTTGAGTGGGATCCTCTTTTCGTTGATTCCCGTTACGGTGGCCCTTTCGTTGGCAGCCCTTATTGGGATCCTCTTTTTGTTTAATATCTTTAAGACCAGCGTGCGGGGCCCCGTGGTGGCCCTCATGCCCGACACTATTCCGGGAGAGTATCGTTCTGAAGCCAATGGGGTCATTAACACGATGGGGGGTATAGGGCTTATCATTGGAACCCTCTTTCTTGCCCGCCTGATGAACAAAAGCGAACTGTTACCCTTTGGTATAGCCGGAGCTTTGGTGGTACTGGCGGTGGTGGTTTTGCTATTGTTTGTCCGAGAACGGACGGCCGAGCATTCTTCTGAAGAGAGCGTACCCCTGGGAAAGGCATTGAAGGAGCTTTTTGCCGCCGGTGACAACAGTGTGATTCGGATTCTTTTTGGTATCTTTTTCTGGTTCATGGCCTATGAGGGAGCAAAACCCTTTTTGGGCTTGTACCTTGTGCAGGTCATGAAGGTTTCCCAGGGAAGCGCGGCCCTTGCCCAGGGTGTTGCGGGTATTGCCAGTGTTGTACTGGCTATCCCTTCCGGATATCTAGCCCATCGACTTGGTCGAAAACGCTTGATTCGGGGGAGTCTTCTGGCGCTTGCCGTAATTCTGGCCCTGGTACCTCTCACGGCTCCTGTGGCTCGTTGGTTGCATTTGCCCGCCGGAGGGTCCCTGATACTTTTCCTTATTTTGATGTTCTTATATGGGTCAGTGTGGATTGGGGTGGTGGTGAATAGCTTCCCCATGCTGTGGCAGATGGCTCACTACGGAACCATAGGAATGTATACGGGCCTGTACTATACCTTTAGTCAGACCGCCGCTATTACCGCCCCTCCTATCACGGGAGCCATTATTGACCTTACGGGGTATCCTGGGATATTTCTTTTTGGTGCCGGTTGTATGCTAGTGGCCCGGGGCATTATGGGTGGGGTGAGTCGTGGCGAAGCCGATGGGGCTCCTGATATTCCTTCTTCCGAAAAAAGAGAATAA
- the deoD gene encoding purine-nucleoside phosphorylase, translated as MSIHIGAKTGEIAEVVLLPGDPLRAQFIAENFLENPVCYNTVRNMLGFTGTYKGKRISVQGTGMGIPSISIYVNELFKDYGVQRAIRVGTAGSLQEFLKVRDMVLAMAASTDSGANSLRFGGRSYAPCATFSLLKKAYEVAQERGWQPAVGNVISSDMFYTEDPEEWKLWARFGVLAVEMETAELYTLAAKYRREALSILTISDSLVSHEITSAEERQRTFTKMMEVALEVAIS; from the coding sequence ATGTCGATTCATATTGGGGCAAAGACGGGGGAAATTGCAGAGGTGGTTCTGTTGCCGGGGGATCCCCTTCGGGCTCAGTTCATCGCAGAGAATTTCCTGGAAAATCCTGTGTGTTACAATACGGTGCGGAACATGCTTGGGTTCACAGGCACCTACAAGGGAAAGCGAATTTCTGTCCAGGGGACGGGAATGGGAATTCCTTCTATTTCGATATATGTTAATGAACTTTTCAAGGATTACGGCGTGCAGCGGGCGATCCGGGTGGGAACGGCGGGCTCCCTTCAGGAGTTCCTTAAGGTTCGGGACATGGTGCTTGCCATGGCGGCCAGTACCGATTCCGGGGCGAATAGCCTTCGTTTTGGGGGGCGTTCTTATGCGCCCTGCGCTACCTTTAGCCTTCTTAAAAAGGCCTATGAAGTAGCCCAAGAGCGGGGATGGCAACCCGCGGTGGGAAACGTCATTTCTTCCGATATGTTCTATACGGAGGACCCGGAGGAGTGGAAATTGTGGGCCCGTTTTGGCGTTCTGGCCGTAGAAATGGAAACCGCCGAACTGTATACCCTGGCTGCGAAATATCGGCGGGAGGCCCTTTCTATCCTGACTATTTCTGATTCCCTGGTGAGTCACGAAATTACCTCCGCGGAAGAACGACAGCGGACGTTTACAAAGATGATGGAGGTGGCCCTGGAAGTGGCTATCAGTTAA
- the rpmG gene encoding 50S ribosomal protein L33: MASKKTAVELIALQCTECKRRNYTTKKNRRTMQEKLELSKYCKFDRKHTLHRETKIK; this comes from the coding sequence ATGGCAAGCAAGAAAACAGCGGTGGAGTTGATAGCCCTGCAGTGTACTGAATGTAAGCGGAGAAATTATACTACCAAGAAGAATCGTCGCACTATGCAGGAAAAGCTGGAGTTAAGCAAGTACTGCAAGTTTGATCGGAAACATACGTTGCATCGGGAAACGAAAATAAAGTAA
- the secE gene encoding preprotein translocase subunit SecE, translated as MKKLIQFVKESYGELKKVVWPSREDVISSVKVVIVSTIIFALVLGLVDALLLLGIEALF; from the coding sequence ATGAAGAAGCTGATTCAGTTTGTTAAAGAGTCCTATGGAGAGCTTAAAAAGGTTGTGTGGCCTTCCCGAGAAGATGTGATAAGCTCCGTAAAGGTTGTTATAGTTTCTACCATTATTTTTGCGCTTGTGCTCGGGTTGGTGGATGCTCTTTTGTTGTTGGGAATTGAAGCCCTCTTTTAA
- the nusG gene encoding transcription termination/antitermination protein NusG: MAAGWYVLHTYSGYENKIEKTIRMMLESGELDREIVRDVKVPAEEVVEVKDGKKKTVSRKFLPGYLLIEMDLPEIGWKQTCSKIKSIQGVTGFVGTPANKRPQPLNPEEARAILQKAGELKGERPVRARQNFAPGEQVKIIEGPFESFTGTIEEVNPERNKLKVLVGIFGRTTPVEVDILQVEKL; this comes from the coding sequence ATGGCGGCAGGTTGGTATGTGCTTCATACCTATTCAGGGTATGAAAATAAGATAGAAAAAACCATTCGCATGATGCTCGAATCCGGAGAACTGGATCGCGAGATTGTTCGGGATGTAAAGGTTCCTGCCGAAGAGGTTGTAGAAGTAAAGGATGGTAAGAAAAAAACGGTAAGCCGTAAGTTCTTGCCCGGTTATCTTCTCATTGAAATGGATCTTCCTGAGATAGGGTGGAAACAAACCTGTTCAAAAATTAAGAGTATTCAGGGAGTTACCGGTTTTGTAGGAACCCCTGCAAACAAAAGGCCTCAGCCGTTGAATCCGGAAGAAGCGCGGGCTATTTTACAAAAGGCCGGTGAATTAAAAGGTGAACGGCCAGTGCGGGCCCGTCAGAATTTTGCTCCGGGCGAGCAGGTAAAGATTATCGAAGGGCCTTTTGAGTCTTTTACTGGTACTATCGAAGAGGTAAACCCTGAACGCAATAAGTTAAAGGTGCTGGTGGGTATCTTTGGTCGAACTACGCCTGTAGAAGTAGATATCTTGCAGGTGGAAAAACTGTAG
- the rplK gene encoding 50S ribosomal protein L11, whose translation MAKKKVTAIIKLQCPAGKATPAPPVGPALGPHGVSAPQFVQQFNDRTKGMEPGLLIPVVITVYNDKSFTFILKTPPASVLIKKAIGIEKGSAEPHKVKVGKLSKAKLEEIAKMKLPDLSANDLEAAKKIIAGTARSMGVEVEW comes from the coding sequence ATGGCTAAGAAAAAGGTCACCGCAATTATTAAATTGCAGTGCCCGGCTGGCAAGGCAACGCCTGCTCCGCCGGTAGGGCCAGCCCTTGGTCCTCACGGTGTGAGTGCTCCCCAGTTTGTGCAGCAATTTAACGATCGCACCAAGGGGATGGAGCCGGGACTGCTTATTCCGGTCGTTATTACCGTATATAACGACAAGTCTTTTACCTTTATCCTTAAAACGCCTCCGGCCTCGGTCCTGATTAAGAAGGCTATTGGCATCGAAAAGGGTTCTGCGGAGCCCCATAAGGTAAAGGTGGGTAAGCTCTCTAAGGCAAAGCTGGAAGAAATAGCAAAGATGAAATTGCCCGATCTTTCCGCCAACGACCTGGAAGCGGCAAAGAAGATCATCGCGGGAACCGCCCGTTCTATGGGTGTAGAGGTGGAGTGGTAG
- the rplA gene encoding 50S ribosomal protein L1, translating into MKRGKKYLEALKKYDPTATYDMKAAAELVKKLAFAKFDETVDLSVKLNLKKSQSVRDTVVLPHQFRAEKKVLVFCKGDKEKEAKEAGATYVGSDDLIEKIKGGWLDFDVAVATPDMMKDVGKLGMILGRKGLMPNPKTGTVTFDLKGAISELKKGRVEFRADKTGVVHLAIGKVSMDPEKIAENAATVLSEIQRKKPADAKGDFIQSVSLSSTMGPGVWVALKDKE; encoded by the coding sequence ATGAAGCGAGGAAAGAAATATCTTGAGGCGTTAAAGAAATACGACCCCACCGCTACCTATGATATGAAAGCGGCGGCGGAACTCGTAAAGAAACTTGCCTTTGCTAAATTTGATGAAACGGTAGATCTTTCAGTGAAGCTGAACTTGAAAAAGAGCCAGTCCGTGCGAGACACGGTGGTCCTTCCCCATCAATTCCGGGCAGAAAAAAAAGTTTTGGTTTTCTGCAAGGGTGATAAGGAAAAGGAAGCGAAAGAAGCAGGGGCTACCTACGTTGGTTCCGATGATCTTATTGAAAAGATCAAAGGGGGCTGGCTCGATTTTGATGTGGCAGTGGCTACCCCTGATATGATGAAAGACGTGGGTAAGTTAGGTATGATCCTGGGTCGGAAAGGGCTTATGCCAAACCCGAAGACCGGGACGGTTACTTTTGACCTGAAAGGGGCTATTTCGGAGCTTAAGAAAGGACGGGTGGAGTTTCGGGCTGATAAAACCGGGGTGGTGCATCTTGCAATCGGAAAGGTTTCTATGGACCCCGAAAAGATTGCGGAAAATGCAGCCACGGTGCTTTCTGAAATTCAGCGAAAGAAGCCGGCCGATGCAAAGGGTGATTTTATCCAGTCCGTGTCTCTTTCATCGACCATGGGGCCCGGTGTATGGGTTGCCCTGAAGGATAAGGAGTAG
- the rplJ gene encoding 50S ribosomal protein L10, translated as MAIVAKKVQDAKVSFIQELKEQFRKAPDFIFTDYRGLTVEQITALRKQLRAKDAQFKVVKNNFARIAFEQLSAPNVEQYLVGPTAVAISPRDSNEVAKILLEFAKEVPALKVKGGLVGSTVYTAEQIEAFSKLPGRLELIAMLMSVMNAPARNLVSALNDINARLVRTIKAVADKKQEGAA; from the coding sequence ATGGCGATTGTTGCTAAGAAAGTGCAGGATGCAAAGGTTTCGTTTATCCAGGAACTGAAAGAGCAGTTTAGGAAGGCGCCGGACTTTATCTTTACCGATTACCGGGGGCTTACGGTAGAACAGATTACTGCCCTTCGTAAACAGTTGCGGGCAAAGGATGCTCAGTTTAAGGTGGTAAAAAACAATTTTGCCCGCATTGCCTTTGAGCAGCTTTCTGCCCCCAATGTGGAGCAGTATCTGGTAGGGCCCACGGCGGTGGCCATATCTCCCCGGGATTCTAACGAGGTAGCGAAGATCCTCCTGGAGTTTGCGAAGGAAGTTCCCGCTCTTAAGGTAAAGGGAGGCCTGGTAGGTTCTACCGTGTATACGGCAGAACAGATTGAGGCCTTCTCGAAATTGCCCGGTCGGCTCGAGCTTATCGCTATGTTGATGTCGGTGATGAATGCTCCCGCCAGAAACCTGGTTTCTGCGCTGAACGATATTAATGCTCGCCTGGTGCGGACCATTAAAGCGGTGGCCGACAAGAAACAAGAGGGGGCCGCGTAA
- the rplL gene encoding 50S ribosomal protein L7/L12 → MAALTKDQIIEAIASMTVLEVSELVKAMEEKFGVSAAAPVAVAAVGAAPGAAAAAPAEEKTEFTVILKAFDESKKIAIIKEVRAITGLGLKEAKDLVEGAPKPLKENVSKEEANKIKEQITAAGGTVEIQ, encoded by the coding sequence ATGGCAGCGTTAACAAAAGACCAGATTATCGAAGCAATCGCTTCGATGACCGTTCTTGAGGTTTCTGAACTGGTAAAAGCAATGGAAGAGAAATTCGGTGTTTCCGCGGCGGCGCCCGTGGCGGTGGCTGCGGTTGGGGCTGCTCCTGGCGCAGCGGCGGCGGCTCCGGCGGAGGAAAAGACCGAATTTACCGTTATCCTTAAGGCCTTTGACGAATCCAAGAAGATCGCTATTATTAAGGAAGTTCGGGCCATTACTGGTCTGGGCCTGAAGGAAGCGAAGGACCTCGTCGAGGGAGCTCCGAAGCCTCTTAAGGAAAATGTCTCCAAGGAAGAGGCCAATAAGATTAAGGAGCAGATCACTGCCGCTGGCGGTACGGTTGAAATCCAGTAA